Proteins encoded together in one Oceanobacillus iheyensis HTE831 window:
- a CDS encoding YhgE/Pip domain-containing protein has translation MRNIWNIFSTDVRKTGTNWIALIILGGLLILPSLYAWLNIKAAWDPYSQVDEVPVGIVNEDIGAEVRGEKIHIGDELISTLKEDNSMNWQFDDREGAMKHIENGDYYAVIIIPEDFSKKLGTVTTGNPEKANVEYYVNEKVNAITPQMTNRGASTIVENVSSQFVSTVNGVIFDLFNQIGVQLENDLPDIERFEEYLFNVEASLPEIEELLSSTLADAENAANLINEAQGLIPRVEVTTNDGLTTIDDTISFLHDAEDRLNEMAPQIQQDLETIQEVTQSTNDFLQDVQDSTIDIGNGNDIAQQVDTQIEDGLERLTTIEDALTQVQEQLDPEQPEYEQIQHSLDQIVSLRETLETVQADAKEINTVMQNAQDEVSTLLDDLKERAQTVNEQVDAFVVEYNDTIEPTVRQTVDEALGTLQQARGILVDIQTTIPEVESILASTDGNLQEGTDTINTVLGEFPYVSTKVNELADRIREIQDEADLQEIIELLQNDPEAEQSFFQEPVTVDETEIFPIANYGAGMTPFYTVLAIWVGGLLLISLLSTEVHHVSNFTLRQEYFGKLMTFLVIGIIQTIIITFGDIFILGVEMAHPLWFIVFGLFISFMFITIIYTLVSVFGDVGKAMVIVFLVLQIAGSGGTYPAMLLPEFFQAINPFLPFTYAIDLLREAVGGIIWSKAIKDMLVLALFGFIFFALGAFFKQPINKHTRKLAKKSRESGLFH, from the coding sequence ATGAGAAACATATGGAATATTTTTTCGACCGATGTTCGTAAAACAGGTACGAATTGGATTGCACTTATTATTCTAGGCGGTCTATTAATTTTACCGTCCTTATATGCATGGTTAAATATTAAAGCTGCCTGGGATCCTTATAGTCAGGTCGATGAAGTACCAGTTGGAATTGTAAATGAAGACATCGGTGCAGAAGTGCGTGGGGAAAAAATTCATATTGGAGACGAACTTATATCCACTTTAAAAGAGGATAACTCCATGAATTGGCAATTTGATGACAGAGAAGGCGCGATGAAACACATTGAAAATGGTGACTATTATGCAGTCATAATTATCCCAGAAGACTTCTCTAAAAAACTAGGAACCGTTACCACAGGAAACCCTGAGAAAGCAAATGTAGAATACTATGTGAATGAAAAGGTAAATGCAATTACTCCACAAATGACCAACCGTGGTGCAAGCACAATTGTTGAAAATGTGAGTAGTCAGTTTGTATCAACGGTAAATGGTGTTATTTTTGATTTATTTAATCAAATTGGTGTACAACTAGAAAATGATTTACCAGATATTGAACGATTTGAAGAATACTTATTTAATGTGGAAGCTAGTTTACCGGAAATAGAAGAACTGTTATCAAGTACCTTAGCCGATGCAGAGAATGCAGCTAATTTAATTAATGAAGCACAAGGGTTAATTCCTCGTGTAGAAGTTACAACGAATGATGGACTAACTACAATAGATGATACGATATCTTTCCTTCATGATGCAGAGGACCGTTTGAACGAAATGGCTCCACAAATTCAACAAGATTTAGAAACGATTCAGGAAGTGACACAGTCAACAAATGATTTCTTACAAGATGTTCAAGATTCTACTATCGACATTGGTAATGGTAATGACATAGCACAACAAGTTGATACACAAATAGAAGATGGATTAGAACGCCTTACAACAATAGAAGATGCACTAACTCAAGTACAAGAACAATTAGATCCTGAGCAGCCTGAATATGAACAAATTCAACATTCACTTGATCAGATAGTTTCTTTAAGAGAAACTTTAGAAACTGTCCAAGCAGATGCCAAAGAAATTAATACTGTTATGCAGAACGCACAAGACGAAGTATCCACTTTACTTGATGATTTAAAAGAACGTGCTCAAACCGTTAATGAACAAGTAGATGCGTTTGTTGTTGAATATAACGATACGATTGAACCAACGGTACGTCAAACAGTTGATGAAGCTCTTGGCACATTACAACAAGCAAGGGGAATACTCGTAGATATTCAAACAACTATCCCAGAAGTGGAATCGATTCTTGCTTCTACAGACGGGAATTTACAGGAAGGGACCGATACAATTAATACTGTACTCGGTGAATTCCCTTATGTGAGTACGAAAGTAAATGAATTAGCGGATCGCATTCGCGAAATACAAGATGAAGCCGATTTACAAGAAATCATTGAGTTACTTCAGAATGACCCTGAGGCAGAGCAAAGCTTTTTCCAAGAACCAGTAACCGTAGATGAGACTGAGATATTTCCGATTGCCAATTATGGAGCGGGAATGACACCTTTCTATACGGTTCTCGCAATCTGGGTTGGTGGACTATTATTAATTTCATTGTTGTCGACTGAAGTTCACCATGTATCAAACTTCACACTTCGCCAAGAATACTTCGGTAAGTTGATGACTTTCTTAGTAATCGGGATAATTCAAACCATCATTATTACATTCGGAGATATTTTTATTCTTGGAGTAGAGATGGCACATCCTTTATGGTTTATCGTGTTTGGGTTATTTATAAGTTTCATGTTCATTACGATTATTTACACGCTTGTCTCTGTATTTGGAGACGTTGGTAAAGCAATGGTTATCGTTTTTCTTGTATTACAAATTGCTGGTTCTGGGGGAACGTACCCAGCGATGTTATTACCAGAGTTCTTCCAAGCGATTAATCCATTCTTACCGTTCACGTATGCAATAGATTTATTACGTGAAGCAGTCGGCGGGATTATCTGGAGCAAAGCGATTAAAGATATGCTTGTGTTAGCATTATTTGGTTTTATATTCTTTGCTTTAGGAGCTTTCTTTAAGCAACCAATTAACAAACATACGAGAAAATTAGCGAAAAAATCACGCGAATCCGGATTATTCCATTAG
- a CDS encoding CoA-acylating methylmalonate-semialdehyde dehydrogenase: protein MTQTTVKNVKNYIGGEWIESRTEKTEDVFNPATGEVIAQVPISTTEDVHHAIEVANEAFKTWKEVPVPKRARILFKYQQLLVEHWEELAKLITLENGKNYAEAYGEVQRGIENVEFATGAPSLMMGEQLASIATELESGVYRYPIGVIGGITPFNFPMMVPCWMFPMAIATGNTFVMKPSERTPLLANRLAELLEEAGLPNGVFNIVHGAHDVVNGLLDHKKVAAISFVGSQPVAEYVYKRGTQNLKRVQALAGAKNHSIVLSDANLENATTQILNAAFGSAGERCMAASVVAVEEDVADEFVTLLTQKANEIKIGNGLDEGVFLGPVIRDQHKERTLQYIESGEEEGANLVRDGRTDEAAKQEGYFVGPTIFDHVTSEMKIWQDEIFAPVLSIARVNNLEEGVDLANESRFANGACIFTRDGGSVRRFRETIDAGMLGVNIGVPAPMAFLPFSGWKDSFYGDLHANGKDGLQFYTRKKVLTTKWV, encoded by the coding sequence ATGACACAAACTACAGTAAAAAATGTAAAAAACTATATCGGTGGAGAATGGATTGAATCACGTACGGAAAAAACAGAGGATGTCTTTAATCCAGCTACAGGAGAAGTAATTGCACAAGTACCAATTTCAACAACTGAAGATGTGCATCATGCGATAGAGGTAGCAAATGAAGCATTTAAGACTTGGAAGGAAGTTCCTGTTCCAAAACGGGCGCGAATTTTGTTTAAATATCAACAATTACTGGTGGAACATTGGGAAGAGTTAGCGAAGTTAATTACATTGGAAAATGGAAAAAATTACGCCGAAGCTTATGGAGAAGTACAACGTGGAATTGAGAATGTAGAATTTGCGACTGGTGCACCATCATTAATGATGGGAGAACAGCTCGCTTCTATTGCAACGGAATTAGAATCTGGTGTATATCGTTATCCGATAGGAGTGATTGGTGGAATTACACCGTTTAATTTTCCGATGATGGTACCGTGCTGGATGTTCCCGATGGCAATTGCTACTGGAAATACGTTTGTAATGAAACCTTCTGAACGTACACCATTATTAGCAAATCGGTTGGCAGAACTATTAGAAGAAGCAGGTCTTCCAAACGGGGTATTCAATATTGTACATGGTGCTCATGATGTCGTAAATGGGTTACTTGATCATAAAAAAGTTGCTGCTATTTCTTTTGTTGGTTCTCAGCCAGTAGCTGAATACGTATATAAACGAGGAACACAGAATTTGAAACGTGTACAGGCACTTGCAGGAGCAAAAAATCACTCGATCGTACTAAGTGATGCCAACCTTGAAAATGCCACTACTCAAATATTAAATGCTGCATTCGGTTCTGCAGGCGAAAGATGTATGGCTGCATCAGTTGTAGCAGTTGAAGAAGATGTTGCAGATGAATTTGTTACTTTATTAACGCAGAAAGCGAATGAAATAAAAATTGGAAATGGGTTAGATGAAGGGGTATTCCTTGGACCGGTAATCCGTGACCAACATAAGGAACGGACGTTGCAGTATATTGAATCAGGGGAAGAAGAAGGTGCAAATCTTGTTCGCGATGGTCGTACAGACGAAGCAGCCAAACAAGAAGGTTATTTTGTCGGACCAACGATCTTTGATCATGTAACGTCAGAGATGAAAATTTGGCAAGATGAAATTTTTGCACCAGTGTTGTCGATTGCCCGTGTGAATAATTTAGAGGAAGGTGTCGATTTAGCAAATGAATCTCGGTTTGCAAATGGGGCATGTATCTTTACAAGAGATGGGGGAAGCGTGCGTAGATTTAGAGAGACTATCGATGCTGGCATGCTTGGTGTAAATATTGGTGTTCCTGCACCAATGGCATTCTTACCATTCTCTGGTTGGAAAGATTCATTCTATGGGGATTTACATGCAAACGGAAAAGATGGATTACAATTTTATACACGTAAAAAAGTACTTACTACCAAATGGGTGTAG
- a CDS encoding GntP family permease produces the protein MEFLGMIGLLVSLVVLIYLTMKGVNIIIGAIISSVIVALTGGLRLDTALMDNYMTGFTGYFASWFFVFLLGAIFGKIMQETKSADSIAHWIKKILGPKRAVFAVVAAAAIMTYGGVSLFVVGFAVYPIAVSLFRSANLPHRFIPAALVFGSISFTMTAPGSPEIQNIIPTEFFGTTPTAGGWIGVVCALLIMTLGGLWLGSMVKKAFASGETFALPNGEGEAAASMEANAIKQESDPQKEDLPNIIISSIPLVLVIVVLNVLGQFMNPTIALLIALLIGIVVACLTMLRFLTKFWDSLATGAQNALVALANTCAVVGFGSVAAQVSAFDSIITGLVNLPGPPLIGLAIGVTVICAITGSASGGLGIALPILAPIYLAQGLDPGSMHRISALASGGLDSLPHNGYVVTTVRAICGESHGRAYKPILMVSVVLPTIILALAVILYTIF, from the coding sequence ATGGAATTTCTAGGTATGATTGGATTATTGGTATCACTCGTCGTTTTAATTTATCTTACCATGAAAGGTGTAAATATCATCATTGGAGCCATTATTAGTTCGGTGATCGTAGCCTTAACAGGGGGATTAAGACTTGATACGGCATTAATGGATAATTATATGACAGGATTTACGGGCTATTTTGCGTCATGGTTTTTTGTTTTCTTATTAGGCGCAATATTTGGTAAAATAATGCAAGAGACGAAATCAGCGGATAGTATTGCTCATTGGATTAAAAAGATATTAGGACCGAAACGGGCTGTGTTTGCTGTTGTAGCTGCAGCAGCAATTATGACCTACGGCGGTGTGAGTTTATTTGTAGTTGGGTTTGCAGTATATCCTATTGCCGTCTCTTTATTTCGATCAGCAAATTTACCACACCGTTTTATCCCTGCAGCACTCGTATTTGGATCTATTTCCTTTACGATGACGGCACCTGGTTCACCAGAAATTCAAAATATCATACCAACAGAATTCTTTGGAACGACTCCAACAGCTGGTGGATGGATTGGTGTAGTATGTGCTTTGTTAATAATGACTTTAGGTGGTTTATGGCTAGGTTCTATGGTGAAAAAAGCATTTGCCAGCGGGGAAACCTTTGCACTACCAAATGGAGAGGGAGAAGCAGCTGCAAGTATGGAAGCTAACGCTATAAAACAGGAATCCGATCCTCAAAAAGAGGACTTGCCGAATATTATTATTTCCTCTATTCCACTTGTATTAGTTATTGTGGTTTTGAATGTATTAGGACAATTTATGAATCCTACAATTGCATTGTTAATTGCTCTACTAATAGGTATTGTAGTCGCTTGTTTGACGATGCTTCGATTTCTCACTAAATTTTGGGATTCTCTGGCAACAGGAGCACAAAATGCATTAGTTGCTTTAGCTAATACATGTGCCGTAGTAGGATTTGGAAGTGTTGCTGCTCAAGTGTCAGCATTTGATTCAATAATCACTGGTTTGGTGAATTTGCCGGGACCGCCATTGATTGGTTTGGCCATTGGTGTGACCGTCATATGTGCTATTACAGGATCTGCTTCAGGAGGATTAGGAATCGCACTGCCAATTCTAGCTCCAATATATTTAGCACAAGGGTTAGATCCAGGATCGATGCACCGTATATCGGCACTGGCTTCAGGGGGATTAGATTCTCTACCGCATAACGGATATGTTGTAACCACTGTTCGTGCGATATGTGGAGAATCACATGGAAGAGCATATAAACCAATTTTAATGGTAAGTGTTGTCTTACCTACGATTATTTTAGCGTTAGCAGTTATTTTGTACACCATATTTTAA
- a CDS encoding iron-containing alcohol dehydrogenase, with translation MQEYAVFRTPETINYGRNSFKKIGIEAAACGNKAVIISDKIMENLGYVSECRDLLRKEGIESAIYLGVESEPTDRYVEEALQLLKSEQCDVVISLGGGSCIDTAKAIAVIATNGGYIGDYMGMKKLAVLPPLPHISIPTTAGTGSEATDATIITNTSNNVKMMIKQPAFMPNVAIVDPILSISSPKTVTAATGIDALSHAIEAYISQKSQPMTEMLALSSMEKIVNSLKRAYENGEDILAREEMSLGSLQAGMSFTNASVCLVHGMSRPIGALFHVPHGFSNAMLLPAVLEFSKEHCVERLADLGRFFQPDNQIVSDREAADIAVESVKQLCLELNIPNLEGWGIKKSEFQQAISKMAEDAIASGSPGNNPRVPTKQEIEKLYQTCYNYQFSSQKSVSN, from the coding sequence ATGCAAGAGTACGCAGTTTTTCGCACACCAGAAACGATAAATTATGGGCGAAATTCATTTAAAAAAATAGGGATAGAAGCAGCAGCATGTGGTAATAAGGCGGTTATTATTAGCGATAAAATAATGGAAAATCTGGGGTATGTAAGTGAATGTAGAGATCTACTTCGCAAGGAAGGAATTGAAAGCGCTATCTATTTAGGTGTGGAATCCGAGCCAACAGATCGATATGTGGAGGAAGCATTGCAATTATTAAAGTCTGAACAATGTGATGTTGTTATTTCCCTGGGTGGAGGAAGTTGTATCGATACAGCAAAAGCAATTGCAGTGATTGCAACGAATGGTGGCTATATAGGAGATTATATGGGGATGAAGAAATTAGCAGTACTGCCACCTTTACCACATATATCCATTCCGACAACAGCTGGTACTGGATCAGAAGCTACTGATGCTACGATTATTACCAATACAAGTAATAACGTAAAGATGATGATTAAACAACCAGCATTTATGCCAAATGTTGCTATTGTGGATCCGATATTATCGATATCTTCTCCAAAAACTGTTACGGCTGCGACTGGAATTGATGCATTAAGTCATGCAATTGAGGCATATATTTCTCAGAAATCTCAACCGATGACAGAAATGTTAGCGCTTTCTTCAATGGAGAAAATTGTAAACAGCTTAAAGAGAGCATATGAGAATGGAGAGGATATTTTAGCAAGAGAAGAAATGTCTCTAGGTTCATTACAAGCAGGTATGTCTTTTACGAACGCATCAGTTTGTCTCGTCCATGGGATGTCCAGGCCGATAGGAGCCTTGTTCCATGTTCCACATGGTTTTTCCAATGCGATGTTACTTCCCGCTGTGCTGGAATTTAGTAAAGAACATTGTGTGGAACGACTTGCGGATTTAGGAAGATTTTTTCAACCTGATAATCAGATTGTATCTGATAGAGAGGCAGCAGATATTGCAGTTGAGTCGGTAAAACAGTTGTGTCTGGAATTAAATATTCCAAACTTAGAAGGATGGGGAATTAAAAAATCGGAGTTTCAGCAAGCCATTAGTAAAATGGCAGAAGATGCAATAGCCAGTGGCAGTCCAGGGAATAATCCGAGAGTACCAACCAAACAAGAAATAGAGAAACTTTATCAAACTTGTTATAACTATCAATTTTCATCACAAAAGTCGGTAAGTAATTAA
- a CDS encoding sigma-54-dependent Fis family transcriptional regulator, which produces MKQSHHITEEESTVSDWMITKSVHVLSTHSMKEVAKLYNEINEDVIIVIEQGKPIGIITGKSIVQALLDHGETRPVTEYISRNDFQLIHFDQSIIDACKLPTTNCLVVNDEHKFVGLLTYHEIQRGLVHYIHKLDQSFHSAEIVEVILESAYEGVAMVDRNGIIVEFNDAYSRFTGVDKKEAIGHPVQEIIENTNLHQTVKTGIAERGVIQYIQGQPMVVHRIPVWRNEELVGAIGMLIFEGVTELYQIYDRYQEKKQKMITEKHSRKEDSNPGQPDNYLEQIIGQSEELTKLKRMTRKVAQTEATVLITGDSGTGKELFAKSIHQLSDYKSGPFVCVNCGAIPEQLFESELFGYEDGSFTGAKRGGKKGKFKLADNGTLFLDEIGEMPLAMQTKLLRVIQEKEYEKVGGLTKQPLKARVVAATNRNLKVMVEEGTFREDLYYRINVIELYIPPLRNRERDIPLLISSYLLTICKKYNMKKKEITPEAMAVLMKYKWYGNIRELINTIEKLVILTENDMIDYHHLPNYMKREEFTIDNRLSPIHQVKQQEHIRESELIRLTLEQTGGNKSKAAQKLGIHRTTLYQKLKKFDMEM; this is translated from the coding sequence ATGAAACAGAGTCACCATATCACAGAAGAAGAGTCAACAGTTTCGGATTGGATGATAACGAAATCGGTACATGTTCTTTCCACGCATTCTATGAAAGAAGTTGCCAAACTATATAATGAAATAAATGAAGACGTAATTATTGTAATCGAACAAGGCAAGCCAATTGGAATCATTACCGGAAAATCTATTGTACAAGCTCTTTTAGATCATGGAGAAACTAGGCCAGTAACTGAATATATTTCTCGAAATGATTTTCAGCTTATTCATTTTGACCAATCTATTATCGATGCATGTAAACTTCCGACAACCAATTGTTTAGTAGTGAACGATGAACATAAATTTGTAGGGTTACTAACATACCATGAGATTCAGCGCGGGTTAGTACACTATATACATAAATTAGATCAATCATTTCATTCTGCAGAAATCGTAGAGGTAATTCTTGAAAGTGCCTATGAAGGTGTTGCAATGGTAGATAGAAATGGGATAATAGTTGAATTTAATGATGCGTATAGTCGTTTTACTGGAGTCGATAAAAAGGAAGCCATTGGGCATCCGGTACAAGAAATAATTGAAAATACAAATCTTCATCAAACTGTGAAGACAGGAATAGCTGAACGTGGGGTTATTCAATATATACAAGGACAGCCAATGGTCGTACATCGAATACCTGTATGGAGAAATGAAGAATTAGTAGGTGCGATTGGGATGCTCATTTTTGAAGGAGTGACGGAACTCTACCAGATCTATGATCGTTATCAAGAGAAGAAACAAAAAATGATAACCGAAAAACATTCAAGAAAAGAGGATAGTAATCCCGGACAGCCTGACAATTATTTGGAACAAATTATTGGGCAAAGCGAAGAGTTAACTAAATTAAAACGAATGACAAGAAAAGTCGCCCAAACAGAGGCAACAGTATTAATAACTGGGGACAGTGGGACAGGTAAAGAATTATTTGCAAAAAGTATTCACCAATTGAGCGATTATAAATCTGGTCCATTTGTTTGTGTGAATTGTGGGGCAATACCTGAACAATTGTTTGAATCTGAGTTATTTGGTTATGAAGATGGGTCATTTACTGGTGCAAAGCGAGGAGGAAAAAAAGGTAAATTTAAACTTGCCGACAATGGAACGTTATTTCTTGATGAAATTGGAGAAATGCCTCTTGCCATGCAGACGAAATTACTTAGAGTAATCCAAGAGAAAGAGTATGAAAAAGTAGGTGGATTGACAAAGCAGCCGTTAAAAGCCAGAGTTGTTGCTGCTACAAATCGAAATTTGAAAGTTATGGTAGAGGAGGGGACTTTTAGAGAAGACTTATATTATCGTATTAATGTAATCGAATTATATATTCCTCCGCTTCGAAACAGAGAAAGAGATATTCCATTACTTATATCTTCTTATCTACTAACAATTTGTAAAAAGTATAACATGAAGAAAAAAGAGATAACACCAGAAGCGATGGCGGTACTAATGAAATATAAATGGTATGGAAATATTCGAGAATTAATTAATACAATAGAAAAGCTCGTTATATTAACGGAGAATGATATGATAGATTATCACCATCTACCAAACTATATGAAAAGAGAAGAGTTTACGATAGATAATCGTTTATCCCCCATACACCAAGTCAAGCAACAAGAACATATTCGAGAAAGCGAGTTAATAAGACTTACGTTAGAACAAACTGGTGGGAACAAATCCAAAGCGGCTCAGAAATTAGGGATACACCGAACCACGCTTTATCAAAAATTAAAAAAGTTTGATATGGAGATGTAG
- a CDS encoding tyrosine-protein phosphatase produces the protein MSDALLLNPARHINIEGAANIRDLGGYPTKEGYMTKWGKYFRGDSLHALPLESEKYLAKEKGVQSILDLRLSFEGKYKHIDQLSYEYINIPLLDPATFKTKIPKSLVDMYCMLLDSSQKQFKQVFQHFIHTGDNPVLFHCRVGKDRTGVLAAMLLDLAGVSHDLIIKDYALTSKYKPVTEEALRSTPPLMTKKQYRNMLLCEPEYMEQFLRYLYENYGSTEGFLHRIGFNESEIEQLRTSFLEE, from the coding sequence ATGAGTGATGCATTACTATTAAATCCGGCAAGACACATTAATATCGAGGGTGCTGCCAATATTCGGGACCTGGGAGGATATCCAACGAAAGAAGGTTACATGACGAAGTGGGGTAAATATTTTCGTGGAGATTCGTTACATGCTTTACCGCTAGAAAGTGAAAAATATTTAGCTAAAGAAAAAGGTGTACAATCTATTCTTGACCTTCGTTTGTCCTTTGAAGGAAAGTACAAACACATTGACCAATTGTCATACGAATATATTAATATCCCATTACTAGATCCAGCGACTTTCAAAACGAAGATACCTAAGTCGTTAGTCGATATGTATTGTATGTTGTTGGATTCGAGTCAAAAGCAATTTAAACAAGTATTTCAACACTTTATCCATACAGGTGATAACCCCGTCTTATTCCATTGTCGAGTTGGGAAAGACCGAACAGGTGTCTTAGCTGCCATGTTACTTGATTTAGCAGGTGTATCCCATGATTTGATTATAAAGGATTATGCACTTACAAGTAAGTATAAACCGGTAACAGAAGAAGCATTACGAAGTACACCTCCCCTTATGACGAAGAAACAATATCGCAACATGTTATTATGTGAACCAGAATATATGGAACAATTTTTACGTTATTTATATGAAAACTATGGAAGCACGGAAGGATTTCTCCATAGAATTGGATTTAATGAAAGTGAGATCGAACAATTAAGAACGTCATTTTTAGAGGAATAA
- a CDS encoding secondary thiamine-phosphate synthase enzyme YjbQ, translating to MASNVQSFQIQTDQKQTFIRLDNYLNDILKQSNVQNGIMVVFCPHTTAAITINENADPDVKKDLSLGLNETFPNKDGYVHFEGNSDGHMKSSLVGANETLIISDGELILGTWQSVYFSEFDGPRNRTVHVKIIEG from the coding sequence ATGGCAAGCAATGTACAATCATTTCAAATACAAACGGATCAAAAACAAACATTTATCCGATTAGATAATTACTTGAATGATATTTTGAAGCAAAGTAATGTCCAAAACGGGATCATGGTTGTGTTCTGTCCTCATACGACGGCTGCAATAACGATCAATGAAAATGCTGATCCAGATGTGAAGAAGGATCTTTCTCTAGGTTTAAATGAAACTTTTCCAAATAAAGATGGCTACGTGCATTTTGAAGGGAATTCTGATGGCCATATGAAATCATCGCTTGTTGGAGCAAATGAAACGTTAATTATCTCTGATGGAGAGTTAATTCTAGGGACATGGCAAAGTGTTTATTTTAGTGAATTTGACGGACCGAGAAACAGAACCGTGCACGTTAAAATCATAGAAGGCTAA